The Candidatus Rubrimentiphilum sp. genome has a window encoding:
- the rplI gene encoding 50S ribosomal protein L9 — MRLILLSDVKALGKKGQVVDVAEGYARNFLLPRKLATEASKGALTVLGEQKAAHEKREAQSLSETRELAALLESKPVVVRAKAGETGRLFGAVTTADVARAFAQTFSVPVDKHKIEMKTAIKAVGTYPIEIRLGRSVVAKATVDVVAEPA; from the coding sequence GCGACGTCAAAGCGCTCGGCAAAAAAGGGCAAGTTGTCGACGTAGCCGAGGGCTACGCGCGCAACTTTTTGCTGCCCCGCAAGCTGGCCACCGAAGCCAGCAAGGGCGCGCTGACGGTGCTCGGCGAGCAAAAGGCGGCGCACGAGAAACGCGAAGCCCAGTCGCTCTCCGAAACTCGGGAACTGGCCGCGCTGTTGGAGAGCAAGCCGGTCGTCGTTCGCGCCAAGGCGGGCGAGACGGGCAGACTCTTCGGCGCCGTGACCACTGCCGACGTCGCTCGGGCGTTCGCCCAGACGTTCTCGGTGCCGGTCGATAAACATAAGATAGAGATGAAGACGGCCATCAAAGCGGTGGGCACCTATCCGATCGAGATTCGACTCGGAAGGAGCGTCGTTGCAAAAGCGACGGTGGACGTGGTCGCGGAGCCGGCGTGA